The following coding sequences are from one Halorubrum sp. BOL3-1 window:
- a CDS encoding branched-chain amino acid ABC transporter permease, whose translation MSLGTLAGAVAPQAASLVDPGALLATGSAVDGLQTAARVLAEGIGKGAVYFTIAVGLTLVFGLMGVLNFAHGAVAMVGAYLGGLVLVLVVGANTGSLATILVFFVALALVFAVTTAAGSAMEVTLIRPIYDRTPTYQILLTFGVSLIIEELARIVLTLRGIQPDPQWQAPMATAPDALLGRTELLGVGVRRLYLFEVAIGALVAVAVWAFLTKTLYGLYIRAGSEDTEMVQALGVDVRRAFTVVFGVGTGLAAVGGVLLMWDPIWGPSVLLSIDVLLYAFVVVIIGGLGSFTGTLVAAGIVGIADSVTTWLFTTGIVTFPGLSEVTIFLLLVVMLIIRPQGLYGVEEVGGH comes from the coding sequence ATGAGCCTCGGAACGCTCGCCGGTGCGGTCGCTCCGCAGGCCGCGTCGCTCGTCGACCCGGGCGCGCTGCTCGCGACGGGCAGCGCGGTCGACGGGCTCCAGACCGCCGCCCGCGTGCTGGCCGAGGGGATCGGCAAGGGCGCGGTGTACTTCACCATCGCCGTCGGGCTGACGCTCGTCTTCGGGCTGATGGGCGTGCTCAACTTCGCGCACGGCGCGGTCGCGATGGTCGGCGCGTACCTCGGGGGACTCGTCTTAGTCCTCGTCGTCGGCGCGAACACCGGGTCGCTCGCGACGATACTCGTCTTCTTCGTCGCGCTGGCGTTAGTGTTCGCGGTCACCACCGCCGCCGGCAGCGCGATGGAGGTGACGCTGATCCGACCGATCTACGACCGGACGCCCACCTACCAGATCCTGTTGACGTTCGGCGTCTCCCTCATCATCGAGGAGCTGGCTCGGATCGTCCTGACGCTCCGCGGGATCCAGCCGGACCCCCAGTGGCAGGCGCCCATGGCCACCGCTCCGGATGCGCTGTTGGGTCGGACCGAGCTGCTCGGCGTCGGCGTCAGGCGGCTCTACCTCTTCGAGGTCGCGATCGGCGCGCTCGTCGCGGTCGCGGTCTGGGCGTTCCTGACGAAGACGCTGTACGGGCTCTACATCCGCGCCGGCAGCGAGGACACCGAGATGGTCCAGGCGCTCGGCGTCGACGTTCGACGGGCGTTCACCGTCGTGTTCGGCGTCGGTACCGGGCTGGCCGCGGTCGGCGGCGTCCTGCTGATGTGGGACCCGATCTGGGGGCCGAGCGTCCTGTTGAGCATCGACGTCCTGTTGTACGCGTTCGTCGTCGTCATCATCGGCGGACTCGGGAGCTTCACCGGGACGCTCGTCGCGGCGGGCATCGTCGGGATCGCGGACTCGGTGACGACGTGGCTTTTCACCACCGGGATCGTCACCTTCCCCGGCCTCTCCGAGGTGACCATCTTCCTCCTGCTCGTGGTGATGCTGATCATCCGCCCGCAGGGGCTTTACGGCGTCGAGGAGGTGGGAGGCCATTAG
- a CDS encoding ABC transporter ATP-binding protein: protein MTFLELDGVHTYYGESHILQGLSLSVEAGEIVALVGRNGVGKTTTLRTALGLTPPREGTVRFDGTDVTGMEPHEIAARGMGWVPEERRVFSHLTAEENLRVAAHSAADPGDRIREAFELFPALERFSDKEAGDLSGGQQQMLAIARGMAGNNDLLLVDEPSEGLAPQIVEDVVEALRAASADTTMVLVEQNFRLAMDLADRFYLVDHGVVVEEGDTAGVTSDDERIRRYLTA, encoded by the coding sequence GTGACATTCCTCGAACTCGACGGCGTCCACACCTACTACGGCGAGAGCCACATCCTCCAGGGACTGTCCCTGTCGGTCGAGGCGGGCGAGATCGTCGCCCTGGTCGGGCGCAACGGGGTCGGAAAGACGACGACGCTCCGCACCGCGCTCGGGCTGACGCCGCCCCGCGAGGGGACGGTCCGGTTCGACGGGACGGACGTGACGGGGATGGAACCCCACGAGATCGCCGCCCGCGGAATGGGGTGGGTGCCCGAGGAGCGGCGCGTGTTCTCGCATCTCACCGCCGAGGAGAACCTCCGGGTCGCCGCGCACTCGGCGGCCGACCCCGGTGACCGCATCCGCGAGGCCTTCGAGCTGTTCCCCGCGCTCGAACGCTTCAGCGACAAGGAGGCCGGCGACCTGAGCGGCGGGCAACAGCAGATGCTCGCCATCGCGCGCGGCATGGCCGGGAACAACGACCTGTTACTCGTCGACGAGCCGAGCGAGGGGCTCGCGCCGCAGATCGTCGAGGACGTCGTTGAGGCGCTGCGCGCGGCCTCCGCGGACACGACGATGGTCCTCGTCGAACAGAACTTCCGGCTGGCGATGGACCTGGCCGACCGCTTCTACCTCGTCGACCACGGCGTCGTCGTCGAGGAGGGCGACACCGCCGGCGTCACGAGCGACGACGAGCGCATCCGGAGGTACCTCACCGCATGA
- a CDS encoding ABC transporter ATP-binding protein, with the protein MLLETDGLTKRFGGITAVDGVDFALETGELCSIIGPNGAGKTTFFNLLTGVLEPSDGRIWFDPPDRADGDAEPRSTGAAGTGSALDITAASPNETALAGIHRSYQITNLFPTLSVLENVRVAAQAGRGNDSWKLWRNVTDFGDHYAEATRILERVGLAGEAETVTENLSHGEKRSLEIGVALAGDPDLLLLDEPTAGVSSEGVDEVVALIEDVAADHSVMLIEHNMEVVMDISDRIAVLHRGELIADGPPEDVRGDETVREAYLGGYGREGSGDGPGEEIPADSDGDAAADGGRRVRVGGEPR; encoded by the coding sequence ATGCTGCTCGAGACCGACGGGCTCACGAAGCGCTTCGGCGGAATCACCGCCGTCGACGGCGTCGACTTCGCGCTGGAGACCGGCGAGCTCTGTTCGATCATCGGCCCGAACGGCGCGGGGAAGACGACGTTCTTCAACCTGCTCACGGGCGTGTTGGAGCCGTCCGACGGACGCATCTGGTTCGACCCGCCCGACCGCGCCGACGGCGACGCGGAACCGAGATCCACCGGGGCGGCCGGAACGGGCTCGGCCCTCGATATCACGGCCGCCTCCCCGAACGAGACGGCGCTCGCGGGGATCCACCGGTCGTACCAGATCACGAACCTCTTCCCGACGCTGTCGGTGCTGGAGAACGTCCGGGTCGCTGCGCAGGCGGGTCGGGGGAACGACTCCTGGAAGCTGTGGCGCAACGTCACCGACTTCGGGGACCACTACGCGGAGGCGACTCGGATCCTCGAACGGGTCGGGCTTGCGGGCGAGGCCGAGACCGTCACGGAGAACCTGAGCCACGGCGAGAAGCGCAGCCTCGAGATCGGCGTGGCGCTCGCCGGCGACCCGGACCTCCTCCTGCTCGACGAGCCGACAGCCGGCGTGTCGAGCGAGGGCGTCGACGAGGTCGTCGCGCTGATCGAGGACGTGGCCGCGGACCACTCGGTGATGCTCATCGAACACAACATGGAGGTGGTGATGGACATCTCCGACCGGATCGCCGTCCTCCACCGCGGCGAGCTGATCGCCGACGGGCCGCCCGAAGACGTGCGCGGCGACGAGACGGTTCGGGAGGCGTATCTCGGCGGGTACGGCCGCGAGGGGTCCGGAGACGGACCGGGAGAAGAGATACCGGCCGACAGCGACGGGGATGCCGCCGCCGACGGCGGACGCCGCGTCCGCGTCGGGGGTGAGCCGCGGTGA
- a CDS encoding ABC transporter substrate-binding protein, translating to MRDEHTRRAYLRGTGAAVGAAGLTGLAGCSGGGDGGDGSDGSDGSDDGGDGSDGSDGGDGSGGSDLSGETVRIGALQPTSGDLQYYGQISLRGFYSGLAYKHDLDPIEEVTPGTYTVEPDGGPTYEIIVEDTGFSPETAQNVATDLVLDEEVDVLFGGTSSDSARRLIDNVVDETDVPYLIGPAADAGITVSDEFCHPLAFRASEHTAMDARAGGTYVAENFDIDTVAVFASDNAFGQSVADNYTEVLESQGVDVLEPRFVEVGYSEFDGLFEQAISDGATGVVGGFTASTLPQFLTSAVSFDVQVFGGFAALLTTKLIGGTIQSALGEDFTAQDIKDAGLGPFTSRYHWNQYDNPINEEFRRMHIDAYGIVPDLFSSGTFTAASALSQAVSEAGSTDGADIAEALRGMTVAETPKGADGYTFQGHNNQAASGMTVAWPVPTSDEYADTWDAPIMPGEPEQRLDAEDVMVPEADAGCSL from the coding sequence ATGCGAGACGAACACACACGGCGAGCGTATCTGCGAGGAACCGGCGCCGCGGTCGGCGCGGCCGGACTCACCGGATTGGCCGGCTGTTCGGGCGGCGGAGACGGCGGCGACGGCTCCGACGGCTCAGACGGCTCTGACGACGGGGGCGACGGCTCCGACGGCTCTGACGGGGGCGACGGCTCCGGCGGCAGCGACCTCTCCGGCGAGACGGTTCGGATCGGCGCGCTCCAGCCGACTTCCGGCGACCTCCAGTACTACGGACAGATCAGCCTCCGCGGGTTCTACTCCGGGCTGGCGTACAAACACGACCTCGACCCGATCGAGGAGGTTACGCCGGGAACGTACACGGTCGAACCCGACGGCGGCCCGACCTACGAGATCATCGTCGAGGACACCGGGTTCAGCCCGGAGACGGCCCAGAACGTCGCGACCGACCTCGTCTTGGACGAGGAGGTCGACGTCCTGTTCGGAGGGACCTCCTCGGACAGCGCGCGCCGACTCATCGACAACGTCGTCGACGAGACGGACGTGCCCTACCTGATCGGTCCCGCGGCCGACGCGGGCATCACGGTGAGCGACGAGTTCTGCCACCCGCTGGCGTTCCGCGCGAGCGAGCACACCGCGATGGACGCGCGGGCGGGCGGGACGTACGTCGCCGAGAACTTCGACATCGACACCGTCGCGGTGTTCGCGTCCGACAACGCGTTCGGCCAGAGCGTCGCGGACAACTACACCGAGGTCCTTGAGAGCCAGGGGGTCGACGTCCTCGAGCCGCGGTTCGTCGAGGTCGGCTACTCCGAGTTCGACGGGCTCTTCGAACAGGCGATCTCGGACGGCGCGACGGGCGTCGTCGGCGGGTTCACGGCGTCGACGCTGCCGCAGTTTCTCACCTCGGCAGTCTCCTTCGACGTCCAGGTGTTCGGCGGGTTCGCCGCCCTGCTGACGACGAAGCTCATCGGCGGCACCATCCAGTCGGCGTTGGGCGAGGACTTCACCGCGCAGGACATCAAGGACGCGGGTCTCGGGCCGTTCACCAGCCGATACCACTGGAACCAGTACGACAACCCGATCAACGAGGAGTTCCGACGGATGCACATCGACGCGTACGGTATCGTCCCCGACCTGTTCAGCTCCGGGACGTTCACCGCGGCCTCGGCGCTCTCGCAGGCCGTCTCGGAGGCCGGGTCTACGGACGGCGCCGATATCGCTGAGGCGCTACGGGGCATGACCGTCGCGGAGACCCCGAAGGGCGCGGACGGGTACACGTTCCAGGGACACAACAACCAAGCGGCCTCGGGGATGACGGTCGCGTGGCCCGTCCCGACCAGCGACGAGTACGCCGACACGTGGGACGCGCCGATCATGCCCGGCGAGCCGGAGCAGCGGCTCGACGCCGAGGACGTAATGGTCCCCGAAGCGGACGCGGGCTGCTCGCTGTAA
- a CDS encoding helix-turn-helix domain-containing protein, protein MLDVTMDMEQFDCPFIDTSADHDVAFSAMHWQLDTAAEQLETRLLVESPDRYELGEGLSALRDHDNMAEYRLFSKRDGTAIIRTVIEETNAMSTITDHGGYITGPFRIADGSERWQVGFDDEETTEDALRELEKGNEFVVEDRSELSMEALFDTMRNANAASTMLEACRDLTDVERETIETAADEGYFESPREATLSTLADEFDVSTAAVSKNMRRGEKKLLRSVVAALDGLE, encoded by the coding sequence ATGCTTGACGTCACGATGGACATGGAGCAGTTCGACTGCCCGTTCATCGACACCTCCGCCGACCACGACGTCGCCTTCTCCGCGATGCACTGGCAACTGGACACGGCGGCCGAACAGCTGGAGACGCGGCTGCTCGTCGAGTCGCCGGACCGCTACGAGCTGGGAGAGGGGCTCTCGGCGCTCCGCGACCACGATAACATGGCCGAGTACAGGCTGTTCTCGAAGCGGGACGGGACCGCTATCATCCGCACCGTCATCGAGGAGACGAACGCGATGTCGACGATAACGGACCACGGCGGCTACATTACCGGTCCCTTCCGTATCGCGGACGGCTCCGAGCGGTGGCAGGTCGGGTTCGACGATGAAGAGACGACCGAGGACGCGCTCCGCGAGTTAGAGAAGGGCAACGAGTTCGTCGTCGAGGACCGCTCGGAGCTGTCGATGGAGGCGCTGTTCGACACGATGCGGAACGCGAACGCGGCCTCGACGATGCTGGAGGCGTGCCGCGACCTGACCGACGTCGAGCGCGAGACCATCGAGACGGCGGCCGACGAGGGTTACTTCGAGTCACCGCGCGAGGCGACGCTGTCGACGCTGGCCGATGAGTTCGACGTCTCCACCGCGGCCGTCTCAAAGAACATGCGCCGCGGCGAGAAGAAGCTGCTCCGCAGCGTCGTCGCCGCGCTCGACGGGTTGGAGTAG
- a CDS encoding class I adenylate-forming enzyme family protein — protein MATENDPRADDGSDADPRPHPHGDRGYDWVGSLSARRARLSPDRVAVTDTAANAEYTYAELDERANRTARFLRGAGVGAGDRVAVVSRNRVELVDLFFATGKTGAVLAPLSHRLAERDLAAVLGTVDPELLLVETPFEGDVVDALERADVEPAVRSIPTDGDDAWRPYTRDLPADGSPVETADVPLADPHLFLHTGGSTGTPKETVISHGAIRWNAFNTITAWGLREDDVTPMVFPMFHTGGWNVLTVPFFQMGGRILLSPEVDPGRVLRDVERESATTLVAVPAVLRMMARHDEWEDTDLSSLRFVKSGGGPCRESVISAWRDRGVEISQGYGLTECGPNNFAMPDGFPPEKTKSVGVPALAVDARVVDDDGPVPDGTVGELELAGPAAADGYRNAPEETAEAFGDWVSTGDLARVDDDGYYHIEGRKKNMFVSGGENVYPPRVEDALTDHPAIEEAVVIGVPSEEWGTVGKAVLVVDGSLTLDDVESHLASRVARYGVPKELTFVDEMPTSGPSKIDRAALKERFGE, from the coding sequence ATGGCGACGGAAAACGATCCCCGGGCCGACGACGGGTCCGACGCCGACCCGCGACCGCACCCGCACGGCGACCGCGGCTACGACTGGGTCGGGTCGCTGTCCGCCCGCCGCGCCCGGCTCTCGCCGGACCGCGTCGCCGTCACCGACACGGCCGCGAACGCCGAGTACACCTACGCGGAGCTGGACGAGCGCGCGAACCGCACCGCGCGGTTCCTCCGGGGCGCCGGGGTCGGCGCGGGCGACCGGGTCGCCGTCGTCTCTCGGAACCGCGTCGAACTGGTCGACCTGTTCTTCGCGACCGGGAAGACCGGAGCGGTCCTCGCGCCGCTTTCACACCGGCTCGCGGAGCGCGACCTCGCCGCCGTGCTGGGCACCGTCGACCCCGAGCTCCTCCTCGTCGAGACGCCGTTCGAGGGCGACGTCGTCGACGCGTTAGAGCGGGCCGACGTCGAGCCGGCCGTCCGGTCGATCCCGACCGACGGCGACGACGCGTGGCGGCCGTACACGCGGGACCTCCCGGCGGACGGCTCGCCCGTCGAGACCGCCGACGTCCCGCTCGCGGACCCGCACCTCTTCTTACATACCGGGGGGTCGACGGGGACGCCGAAGGAGACCGTGATCAGCCACGGGGCGATCCGGTGGAACGCGTTCAACACGATCACCGCGTGGGGGCTCCGCGAGGACGACGTGACGCCGATGGTGTTCCCGATGTTCCACACCGGCGGATGGAACGTCCTCACGGTTCCGTTCTTCCAGATGGGCGGGCGGATCCTGTTGAGTCCGGAGGTCGACCCGGGCCGCGTCTTACGCGACGTCGAACGCGAGTCCGCGACGACGCTGGTCGCGGTCCCCGCCGTGTTGCGGATGATGGCGCGGCACGACGAGTGGGAGGACACCGACCTCTCCTCGCTGCGGTTCGTCAAGAGCGGCGGGGGTCCCTGCCGGGAGAGCGTCATTTCGGCGTGGCGCGACCGCGGCGTCGAGATATCGCAGGGGTACGGTCTCACCGAGTGCGGGCCGAACAACTTCGCGATGCCGGACGGCTTCCCCCCGGAGAAGACGAAGAGCGTCGGCGTGCCGGCGCTCGCGGTCGACGCGCGCGTCGTCGACGACGACGGTCCCGTGCCCGACGGAACGGTCGGAGAGCTCGAACTGGCGGGCCCGGCCGCGGCCGACGGCTACCGAAACGCCCCCGAGGAGACCGCCGAGGCCTTCGGTGACTGGGTCTCGACCGGCGATCTGGCCCGCGTCGACGACGACGGCTACTACCACATCGAGGGGCGCAAAAAGAACATGTTCGTCTCCGGCGGCGAGAACGTCTACCCGCCCCGCGTCGAGGACGCGCTTACCGATCACCCCGCGATCGAGGAGGCGGTCGTGATCGGGGTCCCGAGCGAGGAGTGGGGGACCGTCGGCAAGGCCGTCCTCGTCGTCGACGGGTCGCTGACACTCGACGACGTCGAGTCGCACCTCGCCTCTCGGGTCGCTCGCTACGGGGTCCCGAAAGAGCTGACGTTCGTCGACGAGATGCCGACCTCGGGACCCTCGAAGATCGACCGTGCGGCGCTGAAAGAGCGGTTCGGGGAGTAG
- a CDS encoding alpha/beta fold hydrolase has product MPTVTRDGVTIEYAVDGDPGGPTVLLLEGLGYGRWMWRWLAEALADDHEVIRPDNRGTGGSDAPEGPYTVAGMAADAVAVLDDRGVDAVHVCGASMGGMIAQELALSDDRVASLTLLCTSPGGDEAAPTPPEVREHIFAAPEDIDPRERVRYLMEPAVSDGFYEREPDLVERIVDWRLAGDATPTGREAQAAAVAAFDASDRLGALSVPTLVLHGTADRVLPVENAGLLADPLSHAEVDLFDDGPHLFLIEERERVNDRVRSFLNEVA; this is encoded by the coding sequence ATGCCCACTGTGACACGCGACGGCGTGACGATCGAGTACGCCGTCGACGGGGACCCCGGGGGACCGACCGTGCTGCTGCTCGAAGGACTCGGGTACGGCCGCTGGATGTGGCGGTGGCTCGCCGAAGCGCTCGCGGACGACCACGAGGTCATCCGGCCGGACAACCGCGGCACCGGGGGCTCGGACGCCCCCGAGGGACCGTACACCGTCGCCGGGATGGCGGCCGACGCGGTCGCGGTCCTCGACGACCGCGGCGTCGACGCGGTCCACGTCTGCGGCGCGTCGATGGGCGGGATGATCGCGCAGGAGCTGGCGCTCTCGGACGACCGCGTCGCCTCGCTGACCCTGCTGTGTACATCGCCGGGCGGCGATGAGGCCGCCCCGACGCCCCCCGAGGTACGGGAGCACATCTTCGCCGCCCCCGAGGACATCGACCCCCGAGAGCGGGTCCGATATCTGATGGAGCCGGCGGTCTCCGACGGCTTCTACGAGCGCGAGCCGGACCTCGTCGAGCGCATCGTCGACTGGCGGCTGGCGGGCGACGCGACGCCGACGGGCCGGGAGGCGCAGGCCGCGGCGGTGGCGGCGTTCGACGCGAGCGACCGGCTCGGTGCCCTCTCCGTCCCGACGCTCGTCCTCCACGGAACCGCGGACCGGGTCCTCCCCGTCGAGAACGCGGGGCTGCTCGCGGACCCGCTTTCGCACGCCGAGGTCGATCTGTTCGACGACGGGCCGCACCTCTTTTTGATCGAGGAGCGCGAGCGCGTCAACGACCGCGTGCGGTCCTTCCTCAACGAGGTCGCCTGA
- a CDS encoding transcriptional regulator gives MPKYSTGGGGGGDDGDACELCGRETTDLRKATVAGAKLLVCSNCRPHDDAGNAPSGGGGSRGGSRGGSSGGAGSGSEPTESRNKELARKQAKMYGSATGDSKRWEEEGTSYESDRLPYLVSGYGDVVTEARQDAGLTVEEVAAELEVDEDDLLAVEDGRAATANVGGSVVRALEERFGIDVVDE, from the coding sequence ATGCCGAAGTACTCGACGGGCGGCGGCGGCGGCGGCGACGACGGCGACGCGTGCGAGCTCTGCGGGCGCGAGACCACGGACCTCCGGAAGGCGACGGTCGCCGGCGCGAAGCTGCTCGTGTGTTCGAACTGCCGTCCCCACGACGACGCCGGGAACGCCCCGAGCGGGGGCGGCGGATCCCGCGGCGGATCGCGCGGGGGGAGTTCCGGCGGCGCCGGCTCCGGCTCGGAACCGACCGAGAGCCGGAACAAGGAGCTCGCCCGGAAACAGGCGAAGATGTACGGCTCCGCGACCGGCGACTCGAAGCGCTGGGAGGAGGAGGGGACGAGCTACGAGTCCGACCGCCTCCCGTACCTCGTCTCCGGCTACGGCGACGTCGTCACCGAGGCGCGGCAGGACGCCGGGCTGACCGTCGAGGAGGTCGCGGCCGAGCTGGAGGTCGACGAGGACGACCTCCTCGCGGTCGAGGACGGACGTGCCGCGACCGCGAACGTGGGGGGGTCGGTCGTGCGCGCGCTCGAGGAGCGGTTCGGGATCGACGTCGTCGACGAGTGA
- a CDS encoding HD domain-containing protein, giving the protein MKAIKDSVHGHVRLGDVAAELVDAPAFQRLRHIKQLSTVRLVYPSANHTRFEHSLGVYHLAGRAVEGLGVDDDTAAHVRAAAMLHDVGHGPYGHQTEGVIRRATGRDHDDVGWLLTDADREVCQVLERNDLDPERVAALIDGEGALGPLVSGELDVDRMDYLVRDAHHTGVPYGTVDTGRLVTELRLAGGDDPAGPEADADLVLDEGNVATAESLLVARSLMNAVVYRHHVSRVAGAMLERACERYLDRTETGIEAFRRMADHDLLVELRDRVPALGARIERRDLYKRAVWAELDEVPTGTVDAGRAEERAAEREIADVVGIDRDAVVVDIPSRPALKESGSAVVVDGVPQRLEDASELVAGLRAAERRRWTLGVYCPAEHVDAVATAARDVLGLRGVGARA; this is encoded by the coding sequence ATGAAGGCGATCAAGGACAGCGTTCACGGCCACGTCCGGCTCGGCGACGTCGCGGCCGAGCTGGTCGACGCGCCGGCGTTCCAGCGGCTGCGACACATCAAACAGCTGTCCACGGTCCGGCTCGTCTATCCCTCCGCGAACCACACGCGGTTCGAACACAGCCTCGGCGTCTACCACCTCGCGGGCCGGGCGGTCGAGGGGCTCGGCGTCGACGACGACACCGCGGCCCACGTCCGCGCCGCGGCGATGCTCCACGACGTCGGTCACGGCCCGTACGGCCACCAGACCGAGGGGGTCATCCGGCGCGCGACCGGGCGCGACCACGACGACGTGGGATGGCTGCTCACCGACGCGGACCGCGAGGTGTGTCAGGTACTCGAACGCAACGACCTCGACCCGGAGCGCGTCGCCGCCCTGATCGACGGGGAGGGCGCGCTCGGTCCCCTCGTCTCGGGGGAGCTCGACGTCGACCGGATGGACTACCTCGTGCGCGACGCCCACCACACCGGCGTCCCGTACGGTACCGTCGACACGGGTCGGCTCGTCACCGAACTCCGGCTCGCCGGCGGCGACGATCCGGCGGGACCCGAGGCCGACGCCGACCTCGTCTTGGACGAGGGGAACGTCGCCACCGCCGAGAGCCTGCTCGTCGCGCGCTCGCTGATGAACGCCGTCGTCTACCGCCACCACGTCTCCCGCGTCGCGGGCGCGATGCTGGAGCGCGCCTGCGAGCGGTACCTCGACCGGACCGAGACCGGCATCGAGGCCTTCCGCCGGATGGCGGACCACGACCTCCTCGTCGAACTGCGCGACCGCGTCCCGGCGCTCGGCGCGCGCATCGAGCGGCGAGACCTCTACAAGCGCGCCGTCTGGGCCGAACTCGACGAGGTGCCGACCGGCACGGTCGACGCCGGACGCGCCGAAGAGCGGGCGGCCGAGCGGGAGATCGCCGACGTCGTCGGAATCGACCGCGACGCGGTCGTCGTCGACATCCCCTCGCGCCCGGCGCTCAAGGAGTCCGGCTCCGCGGTCGTCGTCGACGGCGTCCCCCAGCGGCTGGAGGACGCCTCGGAGCTCGTGGCCGGCCTCCGGGCCGCCGAGCGGCGGCGCTGGACGCTCGGGGTCTACTGTCCGGCCGAACACGTCGACGCGGTCGCGACCGCGGCGCGGGACGTGCTGGGGCTCCGCGGCGTCGGCGCGCGGGCGTAA
- a CDS encoding universal stress protein produces MYDVLVGIDNVEDDRAVAQAEAIADIPVEEGEVTAHLCHVFQENPEGASVQQLSAVRRARETLEDAGVNCVHYAASGLPADELLVAAADVDADAICVSGRKRRPTGKAVFGSVTQDVILGTERPVFAVPAPKDD; encoded by the coding sequence ATGTATGACGTACTCGTGGGGATCGACAACGTGGAAGACGACCGTGCGGTCGCGCAGGCGGAAGCGATCGCGGACATCCCGGTCGAGGAGGGCGAGGTGACGGCCCACCTGTGTCACGTGTTTCAGGAGAACCCTGAAGGCGCCTCGGTTCAACAGCTCTCGGCGGTGCGACGCGCCCGAGAGACCCTCGAAGACGCCGGCGTCAACTGCGTCCACTACGCGGCGAGCGGTCTCCCGGCGGACGAGCTGCTCGTGGCCGCCGCCGACGTCGACGCGGACGCGATCTGCGTCTCCGGCCGGAAGCGACGCCCGACCGGGAAGGCCGTCTTCGGGAGCGTGACGCAGGACGTGATCTTGGGGACCGAGCGGCCGGTGTTCGCGGTTCCGGCGCCGAAGGACGACTGA
- a CDS encoding HD domain-containing protein produces MITVKDTVHDHIEIDGVAADLVDTPAVQRLRHVKQLGTVQLVYPSANHTRFEHSLGVYHLASRALDHLGIEGKRADRIEAAAMLHDAGHGPFSHNLESLTHRRTGKYHDDVGELLATGAVGAVLRDHDLDPDRIAEIVAGEGAYAGLVSGELDVDRMDYLVRDAYHTGVPYGTIDTERFVRELTFVDRDDAADGDGPDRDGPELVLDEGNVQTAESLLLARALMNPVVYTHHVARISKAMLRRAASELLDATATTATELRRMDDHGFLAAVRDCRETAELSRRYDERDLYKLAVWAEYDDVPERVHEADHAAEAALEREIAAEAGVARAHAILDVPPEPTMRESTARVTVNGEIRRLERQSPLVSALRTAQRNQWRLGVYAPEPATDRVGRAAADVLGLDPDGLVTEVRGAVPTTLDEF; encoded by the coding sequence ATGATCACGGTCAAGGACACCGTCCACGACCACATCGAGATCGACGGCGTCGCCGCCGACCTCGTCGACACCCCCGCCGTCCAGCGCCTCCGCCACGTCAAACAGCTCGGGACGGTCCAGCTCGTCTACCCCTCCGCGAACCACACGCGGTTCGAGCACAGCCTCGGCGTCTACCACCTCGCGAGCCGCGCGCTCGACCACCTCGGTATCGAGGGGAAACGGGCCGACCGAATCGAGGCGGCGGCGATGCTCCACGACGCCGGCCACGGCCCGTTCAGCCACAACCTCGAATCGCTCACCCACCGGCGGACCGGCAAGTACCACGACGACGTCGGCGAGCTGCTCGCGACCGGCGCGGTCGGTGCGGTGTTGCGCGACCACGACCTCGACCCGGACCGAATCGCGGAAATCGTCGCCGGGGAGGGGGCGTACGCCGGACTCGTCTCGGGAGAACTCGACGTCGACCGCATGGACTACCTCGTGCGCGACGCCTACCACACGGGCGTCCCGTACGGAACCATCGACACCGAGCGGTTCGTCCGCGAACTGACGTTCGTCGATCGGGACGACGCCGCGGACGGGGACGGGCCGGACCGCGACGGCCCCGAACTCGTCTTGGACGAGGGGAACGTCCAGACCGCGGAGAGCCTGCTGCTCGCGCGGGCGCTGATGAACCCGGTCGTCTACACCCACCACGTGGCGCGCATCTCGAAGGCGATGCTGCGGCGGGCGGCGAGCGAACTGCTCGACGCGACCGCGACGACCGCGACCGAACTCCGGCGGATGGACGACCACGGCTTCCTCGCCGCGGTCCGCGACTGTCGGGAGACGGCCGAACTCTCCCGGCGGTACGACGAGCGCGACCTCTACAAGCTGGCGGTGTGGGCCGAGTACGACGACGTGCCGGAGCGCGTCCACGAGGCGGACCACGCAGCGGAGGCGGCGCTCGAACGCGAGATAGCTGCGGAGGCGGGCGTCGCGCGCGCCCACGCGATCCTCGACGTACCGCCAGAGCCGACGATGCGGGAGTCGACCGCGCGCGTCACCGTCAACGGCGAGATCCGTCGCCTGGAACGACAGTCACCGCTGGTGTCGGCGCTCCGGACCGCCCAGCGAAACCAGTGGCGCCTCGGGGTGTACGCGCCCGAACCGGCGACAGACCGGGTCGGCCGCGCCGCCGCGGACGTCCTCGGACTCGACCCCGACGGACTCGTGACCGAGGTCCGCGGTGCGGTGCCGACGACGCTCGACGAGTTCTGA